In a single window of the Candidatus Krumholzibacteriia bacterium genome:
- the nuoK gene encoding NADH-quinone oxidoreductase subunit NuoK: MPFTHSIILAFLLFGIGVAGFLIRRNAIVVFMSIELMLNAVNLLLVSFSGIRGDLDGQVFAFFIMAVAAAEAAIGLAIIIALFRRFRSVDLEKTTLLRS, translated from the coding sequence ATTCCCTTTACCCACTCGATCATTCTCGCCTTTCTCCTCTTCGGCATTGGCGTGGCCGGCTTCCTGATCCGAAGGAATGCGATTGTCGTATTCATGTCCATTGAACTGATGCTCAATGCGGTGAACCTGCTTCTGGTCAGTTTCTCGGGAATCCGAGGCGATCTGGACGGCCAGGTCTTCGCCTTTTTCATCATGGCAGTGGCGGCCGCTGAGGCCGCCATCGGCCTTGCCATCATCATCGCTCTCTTTCGCAGATTCCGCAGTGTGGATCTCGAAAAGACCACACTTCTGAGGAGTTGA